A single region of the Gadus morhua chromosome 5, gadMor3.0, whole genome shotgun sequence genome encodes:
- the ppm1aa gene encoding protein phosphatase 1A isoform X2, which translates to MGAFLDKPKMEKHNAHGNGNSLTYGLSSMQGWRVEMEDAHTAVVGLANGLDLWSFFAVYDGHAGSQVAKYCCEHLLEHITSNPDFQSALDENPSVESVKSGIRTGFLQIDEHMRSISEKKNGVDRSGSTAVGVMISPGHVYFINCGDSRGLLSRGGAVHFFTQDHKPSNPLEKERIQNAGGSVMIQRVNGSLAVSRALGDFDYKCVHGKGPTEQLVSPEPEVYAIERCESDDEFIVLACDGIWDVMANEELCEFVRSRLEVTDDLERVCNEIVDTCLYKGSRDNMSVVLICFPGAPKVSPEAVKREMDLDKYLENRVEEIIKKQGEEGVPDLLHVMRTLASESIPNLPPGGELASKRSVVEAMYIKLNPYRSDDTDSASTDDMW; encoded by the exons ATGGGGGCATTTTTGGACAAGCCAAAGATGGAAAAGCACAACGCTCACGGTAACGGCAACAGCCTGACCTACGGACTCAGCAGTAtgcaggggtggagggtggaaaTGGAGGACGCGCACACAGCCGTCGTTGGccttgccaacggtctggatcTGTGGTCCTTCTTTGCCGTTTATGACGGGCATGCCGGCTCCCAGGTGGCCAAGTACTGCTGCGAGCACCTGCTGGAGCACATTACCAGCAACCCAGACTTCCAGAGCGCCCTGGATGAGAACCCCTCTGTAGAGAGTGTGAAAAGCGGCATCCGAACCGGCTTCCTGCAGATCGACGAGCACATGAGGAGCATCTCGGAGAAGAAGAACGGCGTGGACCGCAGCGGCTCGACCGCGGTGGGCGTAATGATATCCCCGGGCCACGTCTACTTCATCAACTGCGGCGACTCTCGGGGGCTCCTCAGTCGGGGGGGAGCGGTGCACTTCTTCACACAGGACCACAAGCCCAGCAACCCCCTGGAGAAGGAGCGCATCCAGAACGCCGGCGGCTCGGTCATGATCCAGCGAGTGAACGGTTCCTTGGCGGTGTCCCGGGCGCTGGGAGACTTCGACTACAAGTGTGTGCACGGGAAGGGTCCGACGGAGCAGCTGGTCTCCCCGGAGCCCGAGGTGTACGCCATAGAGCGGTGCGAGAGCGACGACGAGTTCATTGTGCTGGCGTGCGACGGCATCTGGGACGTCATGGCCAACGAGGAACTTTGCGAGTTCGTCAGATCCCGGCTAGAGGTCACAGACGACCTTGagagagtctgcaatgaaataGTTGACACCTGCTTGTACAAG GGAAGTCGGGACAATATGAGTGTGGTTCTGATCTGCTTCCCTGGGGCTCCGAAGGTGTCTCCGGAAGCGGTTAAAAGGGAGATGGACCTGGATAAATACCTGGAGAATAGAGTAGAAG AGATCATCAAGAAGCAGGGTGAAGAGGGGGTCCCGGACTTGCTGCATGTGATGCGGACGCTGGCGTCGGAGAGCATCCCTAACCTTCCCCCGGGAGGAGAGCTGGCCAGCAA ACGAAGCGTGGTGGAAGCGATGTACATCAAACTGAACCCCTATCGAAGTGATGACACA GACTCCGCGTCCACAGACGACATGTGGTAA
- the ppm1aa gene encoding protein phosphatase 1A isoform X3 has translation MGAFLDKPKMEKHNAHGNGNSLTYGLSSMQGWRVEMEDAHTAVVGLANGLDLWSFFAVYDGHAGSQVAKYCCEHLLEHITSNPDFQSALDENPSVESVKSGIRTGFLQIDEHMRSISEKKNGVDRSGSTAVGVMISPGHVYFINCGDSRGLLSRGGAVHFFTQDHKPSNPLEKERIQNAGGSVMIQRVNGSLAVSRALGDFDYKCVHGKGPTEQLVSPEPEVYAIERCESDDEFIVLACDGIWDVMANEELCEFVRSRLEVTDDLERVCNEIVDTCLYKGSRDNMSVVLICFPGAPKVSPEAVKREMDLDKYLENRVEEIIKKQGEEGVPDLLHVMRTLASESIPNLPPGGELASKRSVVEAMYIKLNPYRSDDTDILFFRGFS, from the exons ATGGGGGCATTTTTGGACAAGCCAAAGATGGAAAAGCACAACGCTCACGGTAACGGCAACAGCCTGACCTACGGACTCAGCAGTAtgcaggggtggagggtggaaaTGGAGGACGCGCACACAGCCGTCGTTGGccttgccaacggtctggatcTGTGGTCCTTCTTTGCCGTTTATGACGGGCATGCCGGCTCCCAGGTGGCCAAGTACTGCTGCGAGCACCTGCTGGAGCACATTACCAGCAACCCAGACTTCCAGAGCGCCCTGGATGAGAACCCCTCTGTAGAGAGTGTGAAAAGCGGCATCCGAACCGGCTTCCTGCAGATCGACGAGCACATGAGGAGCATCTCGGAGAAGAAGAACGGCGTGGACCGCAGCGGCTCGACCGCGGTGGGCGTAATGATATCCCCGGGCCACGTCTACTTCATCAACTGCGGCGACTCTCGGGGGCTCCTCAGTCGGGGGGGAGCGGTGCACTTCTTCACACAGGACCACAAGCCCAGCAACCCCCTGGAGAAGGAGCGCATCCAGAACGCCGGCGGCTCGGTCATGATCCAGCGAGTGAACGGTTCCTTGGCGGTGTCCCGGGCGCTGGGAGACTTCGACTACAAGTGTGTGCACGGGAAGGGTCCGACGGAGCAGCTGGTCTCCCCGGAGCCCGAGGTGTACGCCATAGAGCGGTGCGAGAGCGACGACGAGTTCATTGTGCTGGCGTGCGACGGCATCTGGGACGTCATGGCCAACGAGGAACTTTGCGAGTTCGTCAGATCCCGGCTAGAGGTCACAGACGACCTTGagagagtctgcaatgaaataGTTGACACCTGCTTGTACAAG GGAAGTCGGGACAATATGAGTGTGGTTCTGATCTGCTTCCCTGGGGCTCCGAAGGTGTCTCCGGAAGCGGTTAAAAGGGAGATGGACCTGGATAAATACCTGGAGAATAGAGTAGAAG AGATCATCAAGAAGCAGGGTGAAGAGGGGGTCCCGGACTTGCTGCATGTGATGCGGACGCTGGCGTCGGAGAGCATCCCTAACCTTCCCCCGGGAGGAGAGCTGGCCAGCAA ACGAAGCGTGGTGGAAGCGATGTACATCAAACTGAACCCCTATCGAAGTGATGACACA gaCATCCTCTTCTTCAGGGGTTTCAGCTAA
- the ppm1aa gene encoding protein phosphatase 1A isoform X1, which yields MGAFLDKPKMEKHNAHGNGNSLTYGLSSMQGWRVEMEDAHTAVVGLANGLDLWSFFAVYDGHAGSQVAKYCCEHLLEHITSNPDFQSALDENPSVESVKSGIRTGFLQIDEHMRSISEKKNGVDRSGSTAVGVMISPGHVYFINCGDSRGLLSRGGAVHFFTQDHKPSNPLEKERIQNAGGSVMIQRVNGSLAVSRALGDFDYKCVHGKGPTEQLVSPEPEVYAIERCESDDEFIVLACDGIWDVMANEELCEFVRSRLEVTDDLERVCNEIVDTCLYKGSRDNMSVVLICFPGAPKVSPEAVKREMDLDKYLENRVEEIIKKQGEEGVPDLLHVMRTLASESIPNLPPGGELASKRSVVEAMYIKLNPYRSDDTQRIAEHSSWSVSPCLGR from the exons ATGGGGGCATTTTTGGACAAGCCAAAGATGGAAAAGCACAACGCTCACGGTAACGGCAACAGCCTGACCTACGGACTCAGCAGTAtgcaggggtggagggtggaaaTGGAGGACGCGCACACAGCCGTCGTTGGccttgccaacggtctggatcTGTGGTCCTTCTTTGCCGTTTATGACGGGCATGCCGGCTCCCAGGTGGCCAAGTACTGCTGCGAGCACCTGCTGGAGCACATTACCAGCAACCCAGACTTCCAGAGCGCCCTGGATGAGAACCCCTCTGTAGAGAGTGTGAAAAGCGGCATCCGAACCGGCTTCCTGCAGATCGACGAGCACATGAGGAGCATCTCGGAGAAGAAGAACGGCGTGGACCGCAGCGGCTCGACCGCGGTGGGCGTAATGATATCCCCGGGCCACGTCTACTTCATCAACTGCGGCGACTCTCGGGGGCTCCTCAGTCGGGGGGGAGCGGTGCACTTCTTCACACAGGACCACAAGCCCAGCAACCCCCTGGAGAAGGAGCGCATCCAGAACGCCGGCGGCTCGGTCATGATCCAGCGAGTGAACGGTTCCTTGGCGGTGTCCCGGGCGCTGGGAGACTTCGACTACAAGTGTGTGCACGGGAAGGGTCCGACGGAGCAGCTGGTCTCCCCGGAGCCCGAGGTGTACGCCATAGAGCGGTGCGAGAGCGACGACGAGTTCATTGTGCTGGCGTGCGACGGCATCTGGGACGTCATGGCCAACGAGGAACTTTGCGAGTTCGTCAGATCCCGGCTAGAGGTCACAGACGACCTTGagagagtctgcaatgaaataGTTGACACCTGCTTGTACAAG GGAAGTCGGGACAATATGAGTGTGGTTCTGATCTGCTTCCCTGGGGCTCCGAAGGTGTCTCCGGAAGCGGTTAAAAGGGAGATGGACCTGGATAAATACCTGGAGAATAGAGTAGAAG AGATCATCAAGAAGCAGGGTGAAGAGGGGGTCCCGGACTTGCTGCATGTGATGCGGACGCTGGCGTCGGAGAGCATCCCTAACCTTCCCCCGGGAGGAGAGCTGGCCAGCAA ACGAAGCGTGGTGGAAGCGATGTACATCAAACTGAACCCCTATCGAAGTGATGACACA CAGCGTATAGCTGAACATAGCAGCTGGTCTGTCTCCCCGTGTCTGGGGAGGTAA
- the six6a gene encoding homeobox protein SIX6: MFQLPILNFSPQQVAGVCETLEESGDIERLGRFLWSLPVAPAACEVLNKNEAVLRARAIVAYHSGNFRELYHILENHKFTKDSHSKLQALWLEAHYQEAEKLRGRPLGPVDKYRVRKKFPLPRTIWDGEQKTHCFKERTRHLLREWYLQDPYPNPSKKRELAQATGLTPTQVGNWFKNRRQRDRAAAAKNRLQQQVLSGGSVRSLADDDGTADRLGNSSSPEASLSSKAAASAISITSSDSECDI; the protein is encoded by the exons ATGTTTCAGCTGCCCATCTTAAACTTTAGCCCCCAGCAGGTCGCGGGGGTCTGCGAGACCCTCGAGGAGAGCGGGGACATCGAGCGCCTCGGCCGCTTCCTGTGGTCCCTGCCGGTCGCCCCAGCCGCCTGCGAGGTCCTCAACAAGAACGAGGCGGTGCTGAGGGCGCGCGCCATCGTGGCCTACCACAGCGGTAACTTCCGGGAGCTCTACCACATCCTGGAGAACCACAAGTTCACCAAAGACTCGCACAGCAAGCTGCAGGCCCTGTGGCTGGAGGCGCACTACCAGGAGGCGGAGAAGCTGCGGGGCCGCCCGCTGGGGCCCGTGGACAAGTACCGCGTGCGGAAGAAGTTCCCGTTGCCCCGCACAATCTGGGACGGCGAGCAGAAGACCCACTGCTTCAAGGAGAGGACCCGACACTTGTTACGGGAATGGTACCTGCAGGACCCCTACCCCAACCCCAGTAAAAAGAGGGAGCTTGCCCAGGCCACCGGACTTACCCCCACACAAGTGGGGAACTGGTTCAAGAACCGGAGACAAAGAGACCGAGCGGCGGCCGCCAAGAACCG gctccagcagcaggtccTCTCCGGGGGGTCGGTGCGGTCGCTGGCGGATGACGACGGGACGGCGGACCGCCTCGGGAACTCGTCGAGCCCCGAGGCCAGCCTGTCCAGCAAGGCCGCCGCCTCGGCCATCTCCATCACGTCCAGCGACAGCGAATGTGACATCTGA
- the ppm1aa gene encoding protein phosphatase 1A isoform X4, producing the protein MGAFLDKPKMEKHNAHGNGNSLTYGLSSMQGWRVEMEDAHTAVVGLANGLDLWSFFAVYDGHAGSQVAKYCCEHLLEHITSNPDFQSALDENPSVESVKSGIRTGFLQIDEHMRSISEKKNGVDRSGSTAVGVMISPGHVYFINCGDSRGLLSRGGAVHFFTQDHKPSNPLEKERIQNAGGSVMIQRVNGSLAVSRALGDFDYKCVHGKGPTEQLVSPEPEVYAIERCESDDEFIVLACDGIWDVMANEELCEFVRSRLEVTDDLERVCNEIVDTCLYKGSRDNMSVVLICFPGAPKVSPEAVKREMDLDKYLENRVEEIIKKQGEEGVPDLLHVMRTLASESIPNLPPGGELASKRSVVEAMYIKLNPYRSDDTHS; encoded by the exons ATGGGGGCATTTTTGGACAAGCCAAAGATGGAAAAGCACAACGCTCACGGTAACGGCAACAGCCTGACCTACGGACTCAGCAGTAtgcaggggtggagggtggaaaTGGAGGACGCGCACACAGCCGTCGTTGGccttgccaacggtctggatcTGTGGTCCTTCTTTGCCGTTTATGACGGGCATGCCGGCTCCCAGGTGGCCAAGTACTGCTGCGAGCACCTGCTGGAGCACATTACCAGCAACCCAGACTTCCAGAGCGCCCTGGATGAGAACCCCTCTGTAGAGAGTGTGAAAAGCGGCATCCGAACCGGCTTCCTGCAGATCGACGAGCACATGAGGAGCATCTCGGAGAAGAAGAACGGCGTGGACCGCAGCGGCTCGACCGCGGTGGGCGTAATGATATCCCCGGGCCACGTCTACTTCATCAACTGCGGCGACTCTCGGGGGCTCCTCAGTCGGGGGGGAGCGGTGCACTTCTTCACACAGGACCACAAGCCCAGCAACCCCCTGGAGAAGGAGCGCATCCAGAACGCCGGCGGCTCGGTCATGATCCAGCGAGTGAACGGTTCCTTGGCGGTGTCCCGGGCGCTGGGAGACTTCGACTACAAGTGTGTGCACGGGAAGGGTCCGACGGAGCAGCTGGTCTCCCCGGAGCCCGAGGTGTACGCCATAGAGCGGTGCGAGAGCGACGACGAGTTCATTGTGCTGGCGTGCGACGGCATCTGGGACGTCATGGCCAACGAGGAACTTTGCGAGTTCGTCAGATCCCGGCTAGAGGTCACAGACGACCTTGagagagtctgcaatgaaataGTTGACACCTGCTTGTACAAG GGAAGTCGGGACAATATGAGTGTGGTTCTGATCTGCTTCCCTGGGGCTCCGAAGGTGTCTCCGGAAGCGGTTAAAAGGGAGATGGACCTGGATAAATACCTGGAGAATAGAGTAGAAG AGATCATCAAGAAGCAGGGTGAAGAGGGGGTCCCGGACTTGCTGCATGTGATGCGGACGCTGGCGTCGGAGAGCATCCCTAACCTTCCCCCGGGAGGAGAGCTGGCCAGCAA ACGAAGCGTGGTGGAAGCGATGTACATCAAACTGAACCCCTATCGAAGTGATGACACA CATAGTTAA
- the dhrs7 gene encoding dehydrogenase/reductase SDR family member 7, producing MDCCILLALWYLIPIYALIQTLRFIFADADFTLLWARMFGRRPETELKGMVVWITGASSGIGEELAYQLAKFGSRLILSARRVDELNRVKQRCMECSHVQEEDVLVLQLDLLERKSFKSKTNAAIQHFGNIDILINNGGRSQRSLCLETSDDVYDALMELNFLGTVSLTKQVLPHMMQRGTGSVVTVSSVAGIIGAPLRGGYSASKHALQGFFNCLRSELTDYPKILISTVCPGPVQSKIVDNCFTEEVDKTMAQGQDQQHKMSTSRCVRWILVGMANQAKEMWISDQPVLGFCYLWQYAPTWAWFLTAMFGKRIVQNFKAGLDAERLHFAKPKAC from the exons ATGGACTGTTGTATTCTCTTGGCGCTCTGGTACTTAATTCCAATTTACGCACTGATTCAAACTTTGCGCTTCATTTTTGCTGATGCTGACTTCACTTTACTCTGGGCACGCATGTTTGGGCGGAGACCAG AAACCGAATTAAAAGGCATGGTGGTCTGGATCACTGGAGCATCAAGTGGGATAGGAGAGGAATTGGCGTATCAACTGGCAAAGTTTGGCTCTCGGCTCATTCTTTCGGCCCGTCGTGTGGATGAGCTTAATAGAGTGAAACAACGGTGTATGG AGTGTTCGCATGTACAAGAGGAGGATGTTCTTGTTCTTCAACTGGATTTGCTGGAGAGAAAATCCTTCAAGTCTAAAACGAACGCAGCTATCCAGCACTTTGGCAAT ATCGATATCCTGATTAATAACGGGGGCCGTAGCCAGCGGTCTCTGTGCTTGGAGACCAGCGATGACGTTTATGATGCCTTGATGGAGCTCAACTTCCTCGGCACCGTCTCCCTCACCAAACAAGTCCTGCCTCACATGATGCAGCGAGGAACGGGGAGTGTTGTGACTGTTAGCAGCGTGGCTGGCATCATCGGGGCTCCCCTGAGAGGAGGATATTCAGCCAGCAAACATGCTCTCCAG ggctTCTTCAACTGCCTTCGCTCTGAGCTGACGGACTATCCGAAAATACTCATAAGCACCGTGTGTCCGGGGCCTGTGCAGTCAAAGATCGTCGACAATTGCTTCACAGAAGAGGTCGACAAG ACGATGGCCCAAGGACAGGACCAGCAGCACAAGATGAGTACGAGCCGCTGTGTGCGGTGGATCCTCGTGGGCATGGCCAACCAGGCCAAGGAGATGTGGATATCCGACCAGCCGGTCCTCGGCTTCTGCTACCTGTGGCAGTACGCCCCTACATGGGCGTGGTTCCTCACCGCTATGTTTGGCAAAAGAATAGTGCAAAATTTCAAAGCCGGTTTG GATGCAGAGCGCTTGCACTTTGCAAAACCTAAGGCCTGCTGA